GTCTGCACAGCTGCCAACAAGCTGGAGACGGAGAAGAGCGCCGCCTTCAACATGACCGTCTACTGTGAGTACTGCGGTTCACACGCCGTCTTACTTCCTGAGTTTCTCTTCacttctgactgaaactgaaactgaacctCATCAAACCGTAACAAGAACTGAAAGTGAAAATCCAAAAAACCTTGACAACCAAATGTCAAAGACGAGATTGATTGGACCAACACGACCTGCTGAGGAGAGTTTGTCTAAATTCTCTTTCTTAAAAACTTCCCATGAAACCACCCGGACGATCTCACGAGGCAGAATATCTGTTTCTGCTCCTTATTCTGATCAATAGTTACTAAAAcatcttcatttatttgtattttcagataattactttttttatcagggacattttcattcatcGTTGTGGCTCAGAGGCTGAAACTGATTtttactgaaactgaaactgactttttaattacattttgaatttgttgttgtggttttgtgcCTCCTCAGCCACCGTACTGTTGTGTAAAAGTGGGCGTGTCTGTCGTGGACAGAGGAGTTCACGtcctgcacaaaaacacaacatgtatcTTAGTCACTAATTACTTTAATGATTACTTCCTGGGCAGGTCCTGTTTAATGTCACAGTTCATCTCATTACTCATGACCTTTCTTTACTGCAGCAGAACCTTCCAGCTTCGTGACAGATTTCTTTACGCTCTAACTCTGAAtggctgttttatttaatgAGCTCCACACCTGTCGGACAACAAAGGTCACACATGAGTCAGTCTGTCGCCTCCTCAGCAGCTCGTCTGTCGGAGACGCTTCACCGTGTTTCTTTCTCCGAGTCACATCGTCTCCTGACTCACTTTGGCTTTTCTGTAAAGACTTTAAGTCAGATTCCTGAAACACTCAGGTGTAGCTGAGCGGTCTGTGGTCATGTGactcctgcagtgtgtgtttgcactcaCACCACACTGTGTACACAGCAGCCcacactccctctcctcctcatgacTCACCTGAGAGGCAGTGAAACCAAGCCGACCGCTGCTGAACTCAGTTATCAATTAATCCAGactcacagctgcagctcagggcGGCTTCACGTTAAACACACCAGTGTTGTAGAAAGTATCCAGGAGTCATACTCCAGTATAAGTAAAGATATTATATATGAGCCATTTGACACATATGAATagaacttgagtaaaagtctgatATTGACTGTACCTCAGTATCAGAGtactgttgttctgttttgtctctgatgCAGCCAGAATCTGCTAAGCAACTAAACTCATTTAATaagtgtagtggagtaaaaagtgcaatgtTTGTCTCTGAGTAGCTCAAAACTGCTCAAAGGTGCAACGTTTGAGTAAAATGTTAGTTAACCTGCTAGCTCTggcctgtttgtctgttgtaATGTTACAgggctgctagctgcatggctagctgtgctaactagctaacggcagctaaaTTTAGCAGCAATTAGCCTTAACAGTTGCTTgagtactcagttacattccattactggatgaatgatgatgatgatgttttccAATATTTTGCCTCTTTGGAAGgattttaaatcatgtaaaaaaattgtttatttgttaaatgtgagaaaaagacTGAACGATTTTGACTGTTAAGTAGAAACTCGATGTTCAGGTCACGTTAAGTCTTCAGGCGGACTCGTCCGCAGATACTAACGcttgtttcttcctctgcagacgGACCAGAAGCAGTCGCCATCACTCCTCCGAGCCCTCCCCCGTACCTCCGAGCCGGGTCCAACTTCAGCCTGTCGTGTGCGGCCCGCTCCAGCCCGCCCGCCACCTTCGTCTGGTACCACAACAACACGATGATGGAGGCCGGCGGTCCCGTTCTGACTCTGGCGACAATTGAGAAACACAAATTTGGGAAGACAATGGGAGAATACACATGCAGGGCGGCTAACGCCAAAACCCTGCTCACCGTCTCCTCTCCGGTCGTCTCCTTCGCTGTGATGGGTGAGTGTTAACCACgttctcccctcccctcctcctgaggatataaagtcctcctctcctcctcctgatgatataaagtcctcctctcctcctcctgatgatataaagtcctcctcccctcctcctggggatataaagtcctcctctcctcctcctgaggatataaagtcctcctctcctcctcctgaggatataaagtcctcctctcctcctcctgatgatataaagtcctcctctcctcctcctgatgatataaagtcctcctctcctcctcctgatgatataaagtcctcctctcctcctcctgaggatataaagtcctcctctcctcctcctgaggatataaagtcaggtgacgtgtcgtagtccacagaacagttctggagacttgatttaaaacatcagatgtctccatacagctcgtctgctcTGATCACAGTGGATGTTAATTAAACCTGTTATTTTCTGAACACTTCACTGTAGCCGTGAAGCTAAAAGCTCGAGGTTttactgaatttacattttaggttgaactgttcctttaatgtgtcCTGTCATGTCGGGTTGCCAAGCTAACGTAGAAACGTTGtgtaacacagaacacaaagctGCGCTGCTCGTAACTGCACAGGAATTTTCTGCTTGTTTGGAGGATGTGGGttacgtgtatgtgtgtgtgcttgtgtgtgtgtgtgtgtgtgtgtgtgtgtgtgtgtgtgtgtttgtctgactgaaACCTGCCAGGTGGGAGGATGGTTTCACATTTTGCCCTGAGGAGTTTCTGTGTTTGCGGCTCTggatgcagcagcagtttacAGACGACATGAACGTTTTATTTTGGCgaatcaaaacatttgtttacttttaaaGTAGATTCTTGATTCAATCAGCAGAAAGTCATCATCCATCGAtttcatattattatttgtttcctctcttgctGTCAGAGCCGACgagtctgttttatttgttgtgtgATTTGACTTTGAGTTTTATTAGTTCAggatattttcatatttcttttacCTTCCAGTTCAAATATCTGAATGTTCTTAAGAATCAGCTGTCTTTGAAAAAGCACCACATCTTTCTATCAGTGGCATGTTTTGGTATAAGAAAGATAATTTCCCTCTGTTATTTCTGGGGTTTCTGGTCCTCTTCAGTCTGAAGCCTCTGATGTCACAGGCCTCTGGTTATAGACTCTACCCAGTTGCATGATGGGAGATGTTGGATCCTGTGTTTCAGGAGATTGacctctttcttttcccctgAACGTTTGCAGACCCGATCACCGGTGTTAAAGTCACCGGCCCGACCGAGACCCTCATCGCCGGCAACAGCTCCGCCAACATCAGCTGCATGGCGACGGCCGGCAGCGTGCAGACCACGACCTGGCTGAAGGACGGGAACCCTCTGGCTGCCGGCGCCCGCGTGGTGTTCGCCGCCGACCGGAGCTCCGTGATGATCAGCACGCTGCAGAAGGAGGACAACGGAGAGTTCGTGTGTCAGCTCAGCAACCCGGTCAACAAAGAACAGGCCGCCTACAAGATGGTGGTCaactgtgagtgtttgtgttcccGCTGCAACCAGTTTATGGTTTTACGAGGGTGTATTTGTTCTggcactgatttattttatagGACTCATTCAGAAGACAATAAAGTGTCTTTaaactcaaataaaacacacgCATGATGAGACAATTATTAGGTAAACAGACGTTCATTGATTGCGTGTGAGATCGTTGACTGTCAGATATCAGAGTGATAAACTGTCGTCTCTCTGTTTCTATCTGCAGACGGTCCTGAGCCGGCGACGGTGACGGGCCCCGAGGCCATAGAAGTCCACGACGACGTGACGCTGAAGTGCGCCGCTGCCTCCGTCCCTCCCGCCAACTTCACCTGGAAGTTTAACGGAACAGTGGTGGACATCAAAACGGCTGAGTTCCCCATCAAGGATCCCACATACAGGAACTCTGGAACGTACATGTGCGAGGCGTACAACGCCGTCACTGGCAAGACGACCTCTGcctcccacttcctgtctgtcaaaggTAAGATGTCGGCTGCAGGCGTGAGCAGACAGAACCGACTGCAATCATCACTGCAAGACTGAGAGTTTAAGAAAATCCAGTAATGATatgaacacattattttacTTATTACATGACTTCAGTCTCTGTGACTCAGTTTTATTTTCGGTGTCACGGGCAGCGGAGGTGATTAGATCATGAGGAATGTGGACGTTCACTTCTGAGAAATCTTTACAGTCAAAcgtatgtttatgtgtttatgcgGGTGTGAAATTGTCTGTCACTTCCACAGAAGTTACTCACCAAACCTATGACTCATGTTTTCACCACAGCTCAGTGGTTTCAGCTCTGACACATGAAGAGCAAAAAACCActgaaataacataaatatGTACATTGTTCTGAGAGTGTCTGCAGTTTCCAGGCGGGTCGGGACTTTGAATTATTCTaaatcttgttgttgttgtggttgacAGAGGAAGGCGCTCTGGATGAAGGACTCTCAGACGGAGCCATCGCTGGAATCGTCATCGCCGTCCTCATCGCTCTCGGTGCCGCCATCGGTCTAATCATTTGGTGCCGACAGAAAGTACCGTAAGTGCTCAGAACTTCTCAGTGAGTCTCGATGTGCATCGATCAGGAGGATCCCGGTTGTGGTGTGCAGGGTTGTGATGTATATTGCAGATAACAAGATAATGCAGTGGCAGGTTTTTCTCCAGTATTTCGCAGCCCTGCCACATGGCCAAATGTATGTGGACACTCGCACATACTTGGCCAGCATTTCACCGTGTTTATGAGataaaactgtttctttttttagctgCTTTATCGTGTTTGAgctggaaagagacaaaaacaaactttttacaCAGTTGGAAGAACGTGATCATGTAAAAATCAGATCAGAGATCTCAGATTTAGgaggtgtccacatacttttgtccAAGGATAGAGGAAGTcttctggttgtgtgtgtgtgtgtgtgtgtgtgtgtgtgtgtgtgtgtgtctcgtaCACTATCATTCCTcttttgtgtctgtatgtaaCATGTCTGCCATTTCATGACCTTCGAGGAAATTCTTTTCATTCCTCTCACACCTTGACATCTTGCAACATGTTAGGCtaacgtacacacacacacacacacacacacacacacacacacacagtgttgtaactgtaactgtcacATTGGTGCCGttgttttcaacatttccacCTTCAGAAAAGCTTTTTTCTGACTCGTGGAAGAGAATCCACTCCTGCAGGTTCAGactgacaggagagaggaagagtggaTGTGGTCCTTAGGAACTAGTAG
This window of the Acanthopagrus latus isolate v.2019 chromosome 3, fAcaLat1.1, whole genome shotgun sequence genome carries:
- the si:ch211-264f5.6 gene encoding carcinoembryonic antigen-related cell adhesion molecule 5 — protein: MDLLSVKTLLVLLYFIGSCVGQDDILPDGPVDAIVGRNVTIKTLLNNPAFMVMTWSYSDGAELASIVTVAQGSFKVSKAYVGRVWVNVTNGDLTLGPLKSTDSGDYGISVTFSDLSTKAAEIKLHVLEPVSDVVIKSNMPEAIEHNSTVILTCSAKGSFLKFTWTNGTAPIVADGKRITLKEEEKSSTLTIAGVLRTDLVGPIVCTAANKLETEKSAAFNMTVYYGPEAVAITPPSPPPYLRAGSNFSLSCAARSSPPATFVWYHNNTMMEAGGPVLTLATIEKHKFGKTMGEYTCRAANAKTLLTVSSPVVSFAVMDPITGVKVTGPTETLIAGNSSANISCMATAGSVQTTTWLKDGNPLAAGARVVFAADRSSVMISTLQKEDNGEFVCQLSNPVNKEQAAYKMVVNYGPEPATVTGPEAIEVHDDVTLKCAAASVPPANFTWKFNGTVVDIKTAEFPIKDPTYRNSGTYMCEAYNAVTGKTTSASHFLSVKEEGALDEGLSDGAIAGIVIAVLIALGAAIGLIIWCRQKVPVESPY